In the genome of Vibrio sp. NTOU-M3, one region contains:
- a CDS encoding DUF2850 domain-containing protein: MASVANKGKSGYLKRASVSEEELTGRKSKKALERTLLVVVSVGTVGVALVYGSLFQHVRDHFVDREAIYGTWVEHNVASYAAEKIEVSQNGIVKNGKLVSSQFDFDGDVLTYQTGKTTYHYRMLNEENTEMQLLSDKRYKPKFRLSGKYKKNIRKR; this comes from the coding sequence GTGGCAAGCGTTGCAAATAAAGGAAAGTCGGGGTACCTAAAACGAGCTTCGGTTAGCGAAGAAGAGCTGACAGGTCGAAAGTCGAAAAAAGCACTAGAGCGAACATTGCTGGTGGTGGTATCTGTTGGAACGGTAGGTGTTGCGTTGGTTTACGGAAGTTTGTTTCAACATGTGAGAGACCATTTTGTTGATCGAGAAGCCATTTACGGGACTTGGGTTGAACACAATGTGGCATCTTATGCTGCTGAAAAAATTGAAGTCAGCCAGAATGGTATTGTGAAAAATGGAAAGCTTGTTAGCAGTCAGTTTGATTTCGATGGCGATGTCCTTACGTATCAAACCGGAAAAACCACCTATCACTATCGAATGCTCAATGAGGAAAATACTGAAATGCAGTTATTGTCCGATAAACGTTACAAACCCAAGTTTCGATTGTCAGGAAAATACAAAAAAAATATTCGGAAACGTTAG
- the rodZ gene encoding cytoskeleton protein RodZ has product MSAEIETSIDEKKLEAGTILKRKREELGLSQQQIADRLRLRLNIIQNIETNQFEKDQVATFTRGYLRSYAKAVGLEESVVLCALDDCGEAQPQEQKMQSFSGKAKREKHDSRIMTLTWGIFIIILGISSLWWWQNQQTSIIEISDEPVIAEAEATTLPEEPQSTDFLTLDDDQALIEAEQSINSLPVPLPENSEQNDDVIVEDVIEVQEPAATDSVETTVTEAAVEEPEQQQTTSQPAEVVANSLQMSFKADCWIQVKDASGKTLATGIKKPGQILQLSGKTPYKVILGAPENVSMTFASEPVDLSGYTSGKVARFTLPR; this is encoded by the coding sequence ATGAGTGCCGAAATTGAAACCAGCATTGATGAAAAAAAATTAGAAGCAGGAACTATCTTAAAACGCAAACGTGAAGAATTAGGTTTAAGCCAACAACAAATCGCCGACCGCCTACGTTTACGCCTCAATATCATCCAAAACATCGAAACGAATCAGTTTGAAAAAGATCAGGTTGCGACATTTACTCGCGGCTATCTTCGTTCTTATGCTAAAGCCGTTGGGCTTGAAGAATCTGTCGTATTATGTGCTTTAGACGATTGCGGAGAAGCGCAGCCTCAAGAGCAGAAAATGCAAAGTTTTTCGGGGAAGGCAAAACGCGAGAAACACGATAGCCGCATCATGACCCTAACATGGGGCATCTTTATTATTATTTTGGGTATTTCTTCTTTGTGGTGGTGGCAAAATCAGCAAACTTCCATCATTGAGATCTCTGATGAACCTGTTATTGCAGAGGCTGAAGCGACAACCTTACCTGAAGAGCCTCAATCGACAGACTTTCTTACGTTAGATGATGATCAAGCCTTAATCGAGGCAGAACAAAGTATTAACTCTCTACCAGTACCGCTACCGGAGAATAGTGAGCAAAATGATGATGTCATTGTAGAAGATGTTATCGAAGTTCAAGAACCGGCAGCGACAGATTCAGTCGAGACAACAGTGACAGAAGCGGCAGTTGAGGAACCAGAACAACAGCAAACGACCTCACAACCAGCAGAAGTCGTAGCCAACAGCTTACAGATGTCTTTTAAAGCGGACTGCTGGATTCAGGTCAAAGATGCATCAGGGAAAACCTTGGCTACGGGAATCAAAAAGCCTGGTCAAATTTTACAGCTTTCGGGCAAAACACCATATAAAGTGATTTTAGGTGCACCCGAAAACGTTTCAATGACATTTGCGAGTGAACCTGTCGACCTTTCTGGGTATACTTCAGGCAAAGTAGCAAGATTCACCTTACCTAGATAA
- the recD gene encoding exodeoxyribonuclease V subunit alpha, whose translation MIEHQTTPLSLMETLQQLAEKLVIRQLDYQFARFIYSQTSDDKLAIIAAAVSAELGKGHICLPLHDPQGQPTDIAQKLGLYRDAATQLNHSLLSTDWHTRLTDSPMVGQHGEAVPLMYDGQRLYLHRYWHYEVALADRLHSFGTPMSLKPIDVQKLAELLDNLFARSYHYLYSALNQDKATTQVSRQQLVCDHLDIVNETPLDWVAIDQTLVSAKSARDLAVLDDLVPSASCLNWQKVAAAVALTRRFAVISGGPGTGKTTTVTKLLAALVEQAQQQGNIPTIKLVAPTGKAAARLTESIGKALSELSVSPDLKAHIPTESSTIHRLLGAIPNSVEFRHNQHNPLHLDILVIDEASMVDLPMMFKVVDALPKHARLILLGDKDQLASVEAGAVLGDICSFHQQGYSQAQSSVLAQLTGYQALQHTSSQSVTIADSLCMLQKSYRFDARSGIGQLAKAVNAGSAQQMDGVWQKAFHDIEKFPLDSQHYSQMLQSLVQQYSEYLTLTAAPLDQNEGELADKAKQVLMAFNRCRLLCAIREGDFGVAGLNTRIEKALAARKLIQTQDELWYPGRPVMVTRNDHGLGLYNGDIGICMLDDSQQEPRLKVFFELPDGRVKAVLPSRVPEHETAYAMTIHKSQGSEFDFTLMILPPEFSPILTRELIYTGITRAKKRLALYCNDHVLKRGIRIKTERASGLMERLSR comes from the coding sequence ATGATTGAACACCAGACAACACCGCTCAGTTTAATGGAAACACTTCAACAACTTGCTGAAAAGTTGGTAATACGCCAGCTGGATTATCAGTTCGCGCGTTTCATTTATTCTCAGACTTCAGATGATAAACTCGCTATTATTGCAGCGGCTGTCAGTGCCGAGCTAGGCAAGGGGCATATTTGCTTGCCATTGCATGATCCGCAAGGCCAGCCGACGGACATCGCACAAAAATTGGGTTTGTATCGTGATGCCGCTACACAGCTAAATCACTCTTTGCTTTCAACCGATTGGCATACACGACTTACCGATTCTCCAATGGTTGGCCAACACGGCGAAGCGGTGCCATTGATGTATGACGGACAACGTTTGTACTTGCACCGGTACTGGCATTACGAAGTTGCACTTGCCGATCGTTTACATAGCTTTGGGACACCCATGAGCCTAAAGCCTATTGATGTCCAAAAGCTTGCCGAACTGCTCGACAATCTCTTCGCTCGCAGCTATCACTATTTGTATTCCGCGTTGAATCAGGACAAGGCAACAACTCAAGTCTCACGCCAACAACTGGTGTGTGACCATCTCGATATCGTGAATGAAACTCCCCTTGATTGGGTTGCGATTGATCAAACGTTAGTGAGCGCAAAATCGGCTCGTGATCTCGCTGTTTTGGATGATTTAGTACCGTCTGCAAGCTGCCTCAACTGGCAGAAAGTGGCGGCTGCTGTTGCGTTAACTCGTCGATTTGCGGTGATCTCCGGTGGACCTGGAACGGGTAAAACGACAACAGTGACCAAATTGCTTGCTGCACTCGTGGAGCAGGCGCAACAACAAGGAAATATCCCGACAATTAAGCTGGTGGCGCCGACAGGAAAAGCGGCTGCGCGCCTGACTGAATCGATTGGTAAAGCATTAAGTGAGCTTTCGGTTTCCCCTGATCTAAAAGCTCATATTCCAACAGAGTCTAGTACCATACACCGTTTGCTAGGGGCTATCCCAAACAGCGTTGAATTTCGCCACAATCAGCACAATCCACTGCATCTGGATATTCTTGTTATTGATGAAGCCTCAATGGTTGATTTACCAATGATGTTTAAAGTGGTGGATGCATTACCAAAACATGCTCGCTTGATCCTGTTGGGTGATAAAGACCAGCTTGCATCCGTAGAAGCCGGCGCCGTTCTTGGCGATATTTGTTCTTTCCATCAGCAAGGATATAGCCAAGCGCAAAGCAGTGTATTGGCACAGTTAACTGGCTACCAAGCGTTGCAACACACATCTTCTCAGTCAGTCACCATAGCTGACAGTTTGTGCATGCTGCAGAAAAGCTATCGCTTTGATGCACGTTCCGGTATCGGGCAGCTAGCGAAAGCGGTGAATGCAGGTTCTGCACAGCAGATGGATGGAGTGTGGCAGAAAGCATTCCACGATATTGAAAAGTTTCCCCTTGATAGCCAGCACTACAGCCAAATGTTGCAGAGCTTAGTTCAGCAATATTCAGAATATTTAACCCTTACCGCTGCACCCTTAGATCAAAATGAGGGAGAACTCGCTGACAAGGCAAAACAAGTGCTTATGGCGTTTAACCGTTGTCGATTGCTATGCGCCATTCGTGAGGGAGACTTTGGTGTAGCGGGGCTTAATACTCGTATTGAGAAAGCATTAGCCGCAAGAAAGCTTATTCAGACTCAAGATGAATTATGGTATCCAGGTCGCCCTGTTATGGTAACGCGTAACGATCACGGTTTAGGTTTATACAACGGTGACATTGGCATCTGTATGCTGGACGACAGTCAGCAAGAACCGCGTTTGAAAGTTTTTTTTGAATTGCCTGATGGTCGTGTGAAAGCGGTATTGCCAAGTCGAGTGCCTGAGCATGAAACGGCGTATGCGATGACGATTCATAAATCTCAAGGCAGTGAATTTGATTTTACCTTAATGATTCTGCCACCTGAATTTAGTCCTATTTTAACGCGAGAGCTGATTTACACTGGCATTACAAGGGCAAAGAAGCGTTTGGCCTTATATTGTAATGATCACGTATTAAAGCGTGGTATTCGGATTAAAACAGAGCGTGCTAGTGGGTTGATGGAGCGCTTAAGTAGGTAA
- the tcdA gene encoding tRNA cyclic N6-threonylcarbamoyladenosine(37) synthase TcdA, whose amino-acid sequence MRELDTPASDSYNQRFGGTRRLYGNSEVEILRAAHVCVIGIGGVGSWAVEALARTGIGELTLIDMDDVCVTNINRQIHAMSGTVGQSKIEVMAERVKLINPECKVNLVDDFITPDNQHEYLSKEFDYVLDAIDSVKAKASLLAYCRSNKIKVITTGGAGGQIDPTQIQVADLTKTIQDPLAKKIKDTLRRHHNFPKNPQRKFGIECVFSTEQLKYPQPDGSVCGVKSTAEGPKRMDCASGFGAATVVTASFGFVAVSRIVEKLIQKYKK is encoded by the coding sequence ATGCGTGAACTCGACACTCCAGCTTCAGACAGCTATAACCAACGTTTTGGTGGCACTCGTCGTTTGTATGGCAATAGCGAAGTGGAAATTCTTCGTGCAGCACATGTGTGTGTTATCGGTATTGGTGGCGTTGGATCTTGGGCTGTTGAAGCTCTGGCCCGTACTGGTATTGGCGAATTAACCTTAATTGATATGGATGATGTGTGTGTCACTAATATCAACCGCCAAATTCATGCAATGTCAGGCACCGTTGGACAGAGCAAGATTGAAGTGATGGCGGAGCGGGTTAAACTGATCAACCCGGAATGTAAAGTTAACCTAGTTGATGACTTTATTACGCCAGACAATCAACATGAATATCTCAGTAAAGAGTTTGATTACGTGCTTGATGCCATCGATAGCGTGAAAGCAAAAGCTTCATTGCTGGCGTACTGTCGCAGTAATAAAATTAAAGTGATCACGACGGGTGGCGCTGGTGGGCAAATTGACCCAACTCAAATCCAAGTGGCTGATTTAACCAAAACCATCCAAGATCCCTTGGCAAAAAAAATCAAAGATACATTGCGTCGTCACCACAACTTTCCTAAAAATCCACAGCGTAAATTTGGGATTGAGTGTGTCTTTTCTACTGAGCAGCTAAAATATCCTCAACCTGATGGTAGTGTCTGTGGTGTAAAATCGACCGCTGAGGGACCAAAACGTATGGACTGTGCCAGTGGTTTTGGTGCGGCGACTGTGGTTACGGCTTCCTTTGGTTTTGTCGCTGTTTCGCGTATCGTCGAGAAGCTGATTCAAAAGTACAAAAAATAG
- the argA gene encoding amino-acid N-acetyltransferase: MKLRSTALVKGFRQSAPYVNAHRDKTMVVMLGGEAVADKNFSNIISDLALLHSLGVKIVLVHGARPQINTLLETHNYSTPYHKGTRVTDEHALNLVMQASGQLQLAITAQLSMSLNNTPMAGTQLNVVSGNFVISQPLGIDDGVDYCHSGKIRRIDIEGINRMLDQGSIVLLGPIASSVTGESFNLLSEEVATQVAIRLNADKLVGFCSEQGIIDENGEAIAELFPKEAEQILQRIESDHDQNHDNSSGTLRFLRAATTACRAGVPRCHLVSYKEDGALIQELFSLDGIGTQIVMASAEQVRQASIDDIGGILELIRPLEEQGILVRRSREQLEQEIHQFTIIDKDGLIIGCAALYPYTEDKMAEMACVAIKPEYRDGNRGLLLLNHMKQQSRSRGIKQIFVLTTRSLHWFREQGFHEIGVESLPMQKQGLYNFQRKSKILALQV; encoded by the coding sequence TTGAAACTTCGCAGTACCGCTTTAGTTAAGGGATTCCGCCAATCTGCCCCCTATGTAAATGCCCACCGAGATAAGACCATGGTGGTGATGTTAGGAGGAGAAGCCGTAGCTGATAAAAACTTTTCAAATATCATTAGCGACCTTGCCTTGTTGCATAGCCTAGGCGTCAAAATCGTTCTTGTGCATGGTGCAAGGCCACAAATCAACACCTTGCTAGAAACACATAACTATTCGACTCCTTACCACAAGGGGACCCGCGTAACTGACGAGCACGCATTGAACTTGGTTATGCAAGCTTCAGGGCAACTGCAGCTTGCGATCACCGCTCAATTATCAATGAGTTTAAACAACACACCGATGGCGGGGACTCAGCTCAACGTCGTGAGTGGAAATTTTGTTATCTCTCAACCTTTAGGTATAGATGACGGCGTCGACTATTGCCACAGCGGCAAAATACGTCGTATCGATATTGAAGGTATCAACCGCATGTTGGATCAAGGCTCTATTGTGCTGCTTGGCCCAATCGCTAGCTCCGTCACTGGAGAGTCATTCAACCTTCTTTCCGAAGAGGTCGCGACTCAAGTTGCCATCCGCCTCAATGCCGATAAGCTGGTTGGCTTTTGTTCAGAACAAGGGATCATTGATGAGAACGGAGAAGCCATTGCAGAGCTGTTCCCCAAAGAGGCAGAACAAATCTTGCAACGCATCGAATCTGATCATGACCAAAACCATGACAACTCTTCTGGTACTTTACGTTTTCTTCGTGCCGCAACCACAGCGTGCCGGGCTGGTGTCCCTCGCTGTCATTTAGTCAGCTACAAAGAAGATGGGGCTTTAATTCAGGAATTGTTCTCTCTTGATGGTATTGGAACTCAAATCGTTATGGCTAGCGCTGAGCAAGTTCGTCAAGCCAGCATCGATGATATTGGTGGGATCTTGGAGCTTATCCGACCATTGGAAGAACAAGGTATTTTAGTTCGCCGTTCACGGGAACAACTTGAACAAGAGATCCATCAATTTACCATCATCGATAAAGATGGCCTGATCATTGGTTGCGCCGCGCTGTACCCATATACCGAAGATAAAATGGCAGAAATGGCTTGTGTTGCTATCAAACCCGAATACCGAGATGGCAACCGAGGGCTATTGCTACTGAACCACATGAAGCAACAATCTCGCTCACGCGGCATTAAACAAATCTTTGTTTTAACGACGCGAAGCTTACACTGGTTTAGAGAGCAAGGGTTCCATGAAATTGGGGTTGAATCCCTGCCAATGCAAAAACAGGGGTTATATAACTTTCAGCGCAAATCGAAGATCCTTGCCTTACAAGTTTAA
- the mltA gene encoding murein transglycosylase A codes for MIKKYLPLTAAVLLFGCAQSTSELDNQLAHQYVDGEFNYLLNKVDAVESEKPRDFTEFSRQAEQVVNKSPSMAKVYQPLYEKLNEWVLQSGNPTDLSNFGIQAAQFGGADKKGNVLFTGYFSPVIEMRHRPDSVFKYPVYRKPNCSSNCPTRAEIYAGALNGQGLELGYASNMIDPFMMEVQGSGFVHFDDDDSLEYFAYGGKNNKAYISVGRVLIERGEVPREKMSMKAIKEWVMAQDEAVARELLEQNPSYVFFQPQADAPVTGSAGIPLLPMASVAGDRSILPMGTPILAEVPLLNADGSWSGAHQLRLLIVLDTGGAVKRNHLDLYHGMGARAGIEAGHYKHFGRVWKLGLENSTTRAPWALSPEKRQ; via the coding sequence GTGATTAAAAAATATCTTCCCTTGACAGCCGCTGTGTTACTTTTTGGCTGTGCACAATCGACTAGCGAACTAGACAATCAATTAGCTCATCAATATGTTGATGGCGAGTTCAACTATCTACTAAACAAAGTAGATGCCGTTGAATCAGAGAAGCCTCGTGATTTTACCGAATTTAGCCGCCAGGCTGAGCAAGTGGTCAATAAGTCACCATCTATGGCAAAAGTGTACCAACCACTCTATGAAAAGCTGAATGAGTGGGTATTACAGAGTGGTAATCCGACAGACCTAAGCAACTTTGGTATTCAAGCGGCGCAGTTTGGTGGCGCTGATAAGAAAGGGAATGTCTTATTCACTGGTTATTTCTCTCCTGTTATTGAAATGCGCCATCGTCCGGATAGCGTGTTTAAGTATCCGGTTTACCGCAAACCGAATTGTTCTTCGAACTGCCCAACGCGCGCCGAAATTTACGCTGGTGCATTAAATGGACAAGGCTTAGAGCTTGGTTATGCCTCTAATATGATTGACCCATTTATGATGGAAGTGCAGGGCAGTGGTTTTGTTCACTTTGATGACGACGATTCTCTGGAGTACTTCGCATACGGCGGCAAAAATAACAAAGCTTACATCAGTGTGGGTCGCGTGTTGATCGAACGTGGTGAAGTGCCTCGCGAGAAAATGTCGATGAAAGCAATTAAAGAATGGGTGATGGCGCAAGATGAAGCGGTAGCGCGTGAGCTGCTAGAGCAAAACCCTTCTTACGTGTTTTTCCAACCTCAGGCGGATGCACCTGTAACCGGATCGGCAGGCATTCCACTATTACCAATGGCTTCCGTTGCTGGTGATCGCTCAATCTTGCCAATGGGCACGCCAATTCTTGCGGAAGTTCCTTTGCTAAATGCCGATGGTTCTTGGAGCGGGGCACACCAACTACGTTTGTTGATCGTGTTGGATACAGGCGGCGCGGTAAAACGTAACCACCTCGACTTATATCATGGTATGGGCGCTCGTGCGGGTATCGAAGCGGGTCACTACAAACATTTTGGTCGTGTGTGGAAGTTGGGCTTGGAAAACAGCACAACTCGCGCACCTTGGGCGCTCTCGCCAGAAAAGCGTCAGTAA
- a CDS encoding bifunctional tRNA (adenosine(37)-C2)-methyltransferase TrmG/ribosomal RNA large subunit methyltransferase RlmN, with translation MTTEKINLLDFDRKGMRAFFADELGEKAFRADQVMKWIYHFGVDDFDNMTNINKKLREKLQHKCEIKAPTVAEAQHSSDGTIKWAMKVGDQDVETVYIPEDDRATLCVSSQVGCALECKFCSTAQQGFNRNLKVSEIIGQVWRAAREVGLEKETGRRPITNVVMMGMGEPLLNMKNLIPALEIMLDDLGFGLSKRRVTVSTSGVVSGLDQMTGKIDVALAISLHAPNDKLRSEIMPINDRWDIQDFLASVRRYLASSNANRGKVTVEYVLLDHVNDDMDHARELAQLMKDTPCKINLIPFNPYPGSPYKKPSNSRIDRFQKTLMQYEHTVTVRKTRGDDIDAACGQLVGDVIDRTKRTQMIKAARGESIDVKAV, from the coding sequence ATGACCACTGAAAAAATCAATCTACTCGATTTTGATCGCAAAGGTATGCGAGCGTTTTTCGCAGATGAGCTAGGCGAGAAAGCATTCCGTGCTGATCAGGTGATGAAGTGGATCTACCATTTCGGTGTTGATGACTTCGACAACATGACCAACATCAACAAGAAGCTACGTGAAAAACTGCAACACAAGTGTGAAATCAAAGCACCAACAGTAGCAGAAGCTCAACACTCTTCAGACGGCACCATCAAGTGGGCGATGAAGGTGGGTGATCAGGACGTAGAAACGGTTTACATCCCGGAAGATGATCGCGCAACATTGTGTGTGTCTTCTCAGGTAGGGTGTGCGTTGGAATGTAAGTTCTGTTCAACCGCGCAGCAAGGTTTTAACCGCAACCTAAAAGTATCTGAAATTATTGGCCAAGTTTGGCGAGCTGCTCGCGAAGTAGGCTTAGAGAAAGAAACCGGCCGTCGTCCTATCACTAACGTGGTAATGATGGGGATGGGTGAGCCACTTCTTAACATGAAGAACTTGATCCCTGCGCTTGAAATCATGCTTGACGATCTTGGTTTCGGTCTTTCTAAGCGTCGTGTAACCGTCTCGACTTCAGGTGTGGTTTCTGGTCTTGATCAGATGACGGGCAAAATCGACGTTGCATTAGCAATATCTCTTCACGCGCCAAACGATAAGCTGCGCAGTGAAATCATGCCAATCAACGATCGTTGGGACATCCAAGATTTCCTAGCGTCGGTTCGTCGCTACCTTGCGTCTTCAAATGCGAACCGCGGTAAAGTGACGGTGGAGTATGTATTGCTTGACCATGTGAACGATGACATGGACCACGCACGTGAATTGGCTCAGTTGATGAAAGACACGCCGTGTAAAATCAACCTGATCCCATTTAACCCATACCCAGGTTCACCTTATAAGAAGCCAAGTAATTCACGTATTGACCGTTTCCAGAAAACATTGATGCAATATGAGCATACTGTGACGGTTCGTAAAACGCGTGGTGATGATATCGATGCCGCATGTGGCCAGTTAGTTGGTGATGTGATTGACCGAACTAAACGGACACAAATGATCAAAGCGGCACGTGGCGAAAGTATCGATGTAAAAGCGGTTTAA
- the csdE gene encoding cysteine desulfurase sulfur acceptor subunit CsdE, whose translation MSVFPSSPFGTEITTKDIVTTMQNFHGWEDRYRQVIQWGKKLPTMPDELKTEQVMVSGCESQVWLVSQCDGETWYFCADSDARIVRGLIALVLAAFNGKTRQQIREFDVDDYFEKLGLIAHLSPSRGNGLKAIVEQIKAIAD comes from the coding sequence ATGTCTGTATTTCCATCTTCACCGTTTGGTACAGAGATTACGACAAAAGATATCGTAACAACGATGCAAAATTTCCATGGTTGGGAAGACCGCTATCGTCAGGTGATTCAGTGGGGGAAAAAATTACCCACCATGCCGGATGAGTTGAAAACTGAACAAGTGATGGTTTCTGGTTGCGAAAGTCAGGTTTGGTTAGTGAGCCAGTGTGATGGCGAAACTTGGTATTTTTGTGCAGACTCGGACGCACGCATCGTAAGAGGACTGATTGCTTTGGTGCTTGCGGCTTTTAATGGCAAAACTCGCCAACAGATCCGTGAATTTGATGTTGATGACTATTTTGAAAAGCTCGGTTTAATTGCCCATTTGAGCCCATCGCGAGGCAATGGCTTAAAAGCGATAGTCGAGCAAATCAAAGCAATCGCAGACTAG